A window of Chloroflexota bacterium contains these coding sequences:
- a CDS encoding sugar ABC transporter substrate-binding protein yields the protein MRANSVGLSRRRLLQGFGGTLGILGLAACGTVAMAPAAEEEAMAPKEEEAKQEAPAPAEPTDVEFLIGPFAGRSVDAMDAWLANFHEKNPSIQIKLIIAEAGTNYQQQIATFVAAGANADVLHMSGGHFTYAAEGVLVNLDDHIKADTNFDIAAYYPRVTEFYRVPEGGQWALPWNHATEGVYYNKTLLAEAGLDEPGKDWTWDDLREMARVLTKDANNDNEPESWGVEFRLVRIDHVLRSFGGGFLADDNTRSVITEPGSIAALQYLADLMLKDRTHPYPALGWNNGFAEGKIAISFLPEWAAVRLAGVEGLDFDVGLMPQGPEGRYTFFGSGGASMFSTSDAQDASWEVLKWFTNFDGGEWGMARAISFPSGSPSALIAANEFFWNEYLTKPENRTRFLQNPDFAVVPFGGSWDGRFFDQSARQALPQIWEGTKSVEEVARELDAMWVARLEETGRHQG from the coding sequence ATGAGAGCAAATTCCGTTGGTTTGAGTCGACGCCGGTTGTTGCAGGGCTTCGGCGGGACGTTAGGCATATTGGGCTTGGCGGCGTGCGGCACTGTTGCCATGGCCCCGGCTGCGGAAGAAGAAGCCATGGCGCCGAAGGAAGAAGAGGCCAAGCAAGAGGCGCCCGCACCGGCTGAGCCGACCGATGTCGAATTCCTTATCGGCCCCTTTGCCGGGCGCAGCGTCGACGCCATGGATGCGTGGCTGGCGAACTTCCATGAGAAGAATCCGAGCATCCAGATCAAGCTGATCATCGCGGAGGCGGGCACGAATTATCAGCAGCAAATCGCCACGTTTGTCGCCGCCGGCGCCAATGCGGATGTGCTGCACATGTCCGGCGGGCACTTTACCTATGCGGCCGAGGGCGTACTGGTAAACTTGGATGACCACATCAAGGCAGATACGAACTTCGACATCGCGGCCTACTATCCGCGTGTCACCGAGTTTTACCGCGTGCCTGAAGGCGGGCAATGGGCGTTGCCGTGGAACCATGCCACTGAGGGCGTCTACTACAACAAGACACTGCTCGCGGAGGCCGGACTAGACGAACCGGGCAAAGACTGGACGTGGGACGACCTGCGCGAGATGGCGCGAGTCCTGACGAAGGACGCCAATAATGACAACGAACCGGAATCGTGGGGCGTTGAGTTCCGGCTGGTGCGCATCGATCACGTGCTGCGGTCGTTTGGCGGCGGCTTCCTGGCCGATGACAACACCCGGTCTGTCATCACGGAACCTGGCTCAATTGCCGCACTTCAGTACCTGGCCGACCTGATGCTCAAAGACCGCACCCATCCCTACCCGGCGCTGGGCTGGAATAACGGTTTTGCCGAAGGCAAGATAGCGATCTCTTTCCTGCCCGAGTGGGCGGCTGTGCGTTTGGCAGGTGTAGAGGGGCTAGACTTTGACGTCGGACTCATGCCCCAGGGACCCGAAGGCAGATACACGTTCTTCGGCTCCGGCGGCGCCTCCATGTTCAGCACGTCCGATGCCCAGGACGCGTCCTGGGAGGTGCTGAAGTGGTTTACGAACTTCGACGGCGGCGAGTGGGGGATGGCGCGGGCAATTTCATTCCCGTCGGGTTCACCGTCTGCGTTGATCGCGGCCAATGAGTTCTTCTGGAATGAGTATCTCACCAAGCCGGAAAATCGCACGCGCTTCTTGCAGAATCCCGACTTTGCCGTGGTGCCCTTCGGCGGCAGTTGGGACGGCAGATTCTTCGATCAAAGCGCGCGCCAGGCGCTGCCCCAGATTTGGGAAGGTACCAAGTCAGTGGAAGAGGTAGCGCGGGAACTGGATGCCATGTGGGTCGCGCGCCTGGAGGAGACCGGCAGGCACCAGGGATAG
- a CDS encoding Gfo/Idh/MocA family oxidoreductase has protein sequence MSAIRVGVVGIGGRGQNYLRWISEVDRRAYLGADRHWSHAKRTSYWGTELRESRDIAFPEEMYKQYARSLEEYGIVETRDLKADVVAVCDVQEDHLATANEVLTEEFGRDAPVAYTDYRQMLDEANLDAVVVVSANFTHREIAVAALETGAWVLCDKPLATTVADCQAIVDAAHRSGGKCFMGFNERSNPAVTKGREIVASGQIGQPQMVLSRTIRPPFAPTPWRYSQSQSGGALNEKDCHSFDLFNWYVDSKPARVMGIGGQHVLTENNDIIDHAWVLVEYENGAKGCLQLCLFSPPSTGPGAVLDAVGANGRIIVKGGSVEVYGRRPLNDRAVYHVSRDSSMPGHSGDLTQAFRFLDCVAHDKPAPATPEAGMESTVICLAAEESIRRNGEWIDIRDFVARELQAASA, from the coding sequence ATGAGCGCGATTCGGGTAGGCGTCGTCGGTATTGGCGGCCGCGGGCAGAACTATCTGCGGTGGATCAGTGAAGTTGACCGCCGCGCATACTTGGGCGCAGACCGGCACTGGAGTCATGCCAAGCGGACCTCGTACTGGGGGACTGAGTTGCGGGAATCCCGTGACATTGCGTTTCCGGAAGAGATGTATAAGCAGTATGCGCGCAGTCTCGAGGAGTACGGGATCGTAGAAACGCGGGACCTGAAGGCCGATGTCGTGGCCGTGTGCGACGTACAGGAAGATCACCTGGCGACAGCCAATGAAGTCCTCACTGAAGAATTCGGGCGGGATGCACCGGTAGCCTATACCGACTATCGCCAGATGCTGGACGAAGCCAATCTAGACGCCGTCGTTGTGGTCAGCGCCAATTTCACCCATCGGGAGATCGCCGTCGCAGCGCTGGAAACTGGAGCTTGGGTGCTCTGCGACAAGCCGCTGGCGACCACGGTAGCGGACTGCCAGGCAATCGTGGACGCCGCCCACCGCAGCGGCGGCAAGTGCTTTATGGGCTTCAACGAGCGTTCCAATCCGGCGGTGACGAAAGGCCGCGAAATTGTGGCAAGCGGCCAGATCGGCCAGCCGCAGATGGTATTGTCTCGCACGATTCGCCCACCCTTTGCACCGACGCCGTGGCGCTACAGCCAGTCCCAGAGCGGCGGCGCCCTCAATGAAAAAGACTGCCACAGCTTCGATCTCTTCAACTGGTATGTCGACTCGAAACCCGCACGCGTGATGGGCATTGGCGGCCAGCATGTGCTGACGGAAAACAACGACATTATCGATCACGCCTGGGTGCTGGTGGAGTACGAGAACGGCGCGAAGGGCTGCTTGCAGCTCTGCCTCTTTTCCCCGCCTTCCACCGGACCTGGCGCGGTGCTGGACGCCGTCGGAGCTAACGGGCGCATTATCGTCAAGGGCGGATCGGTGGAAGTCTACGGCCGCCGGCCGCTTAATGACCGGGCCGTCTATCACGTCAGCCGTGATAGCAGTATGCCGGGACATTCCGGAGACCTGACCCAGGCCTTTCGTTTCCTGGACTGCGTCGCCCACGACAAACCGGCGCCGGCAACTCCCGAGGCCGGTATGGAAAGCACCGTAATCTGCTTGGCGGCGGAGGAGTCGATCCGGCGCAACGGCGAGTGGATTGACATAAGAGATTTTGTGGCGCGAGAGCTGCAGGCGGCCTCGGCTTGA
- a CDS encoding arylsulfatase has translation MPKRPNVVVIITDQQRSDCIGYANPVLETPYLDQLAGRGVKFTRCYTSSPSCLPSRAAMMTGMDQWNHGRLGSGAGQDALDFPATLAGELMKAGYHTASIGKSDQFPRRALYGFYEAVQDSTGRGLWTDYMAWLREETAGKIGDLDHGLEWNSLMGRPSHLPEHLHATHWTVSEAVKFIERRDPTCPFFLWMSFTRPHAPYDPPPVYFDMYKDNPDIPMPPMGDWAAEFDEPIASTTAWRGRAPDAQVHRTRAAYYGSITFIDHQVGRFLYECSWRDREALRNTLFIFTSDHGDMLGDHCLWRKGYSNDGSARIPFFIKYPDTWDEERGGSCDEIIELRDLMPTVLEAARVEIPESVDGKSLLPLARGEPTEWREYLQGEQTRIHGWDQGMQFIATKRDKYTWFHHTGRERYFNLVEDPQECRNLAGHAEANGRIEELRALLAQVNEQRGDPRGQNGQLVVQTNEALLQSPNYAKWKARADERMSL, from the coding sequence ATGCCAAAGCGCCCAAATGTCGTTGTCATCATTACCGATCAGCAGCGGTCGGACTGCATTGGGTACGCGAATCCGGTCCTCGAGACGCCGTATCTCGACCAGCTCGCCGGGCGCGGCGTGAAATTCACGCGGTGCTATACGAGTTCACCGTCATGCTTGCCGTCGCGGGCCGCTATGATGACGGGCATGGACCAGTGGAATCACGGACGGCTTGGCAGTGGCGCCGGCCAAGACGCCTTGGACTTTCCGGCGACGCTGGCGGGCGAGCTAATGAAGGCTGGATACCACACTGCCAGCATAGGCAAGTCGGACCAGTTTCCCCGACGTGCGCTCTACGGGTTCTATGAAGCCGTGCAGGATAGCACGGGCCGTGGTCTCTGGACAGACTACATGGCTTGGCTGCGCGAGGAGACAGCCGGCAAGATCGGTGACCTGGACCATGGCCTTGAGTGGAACAGCTTGATGGGCCGGCCAAGCCACCTGCCGGAACACCTGCACGCCACCCATTGGACGGTGAGCGAAGCGGTCAAGTTCATCGAGCGGCGCGATCCTACGTGCCCGTTCTTTCTATGGATGTCGTTCACGCGTCCCCATGCGCCCTACGATCCTCCGCCCGTCTATTTCGATATGTACAAGGACAACCCCGATATCCCAATGCCGCCTATGGGCGACTGGGCCGCGGAATTCGATGAGCCGATTGCCAGCACCACTGCTTGGCGGGGCCGGGCCCCTGACGCACAGGTGCACCGCACACGTGCGGCTTACTACGGAAGCATCACATTCATCGATCATCAGGTGGGCCGTTTCCTGTATGAATGTAGTTGGCGCGATCGTGAGGCCTTGCGCAACACCCTCTTCATCTTTACCTCAGACCATGGCGACATGCTCGGCGACCACTGTTTGTGGCGCAAGGGCTACTCCAACGACGGCTCCGCACGTATCCCGTTCTTCATCAAGTATCCGGACACGTGGGATGAGGAGCGTGGCGGGTCTTGCGACGAGATTATTGAACTACGCGATCTCATGCCGACGGTGCTCGAAGCCGCGCGGGTGGAGATCCCTGAATCGGTCGACGGTAAGAGCCTGCTTCCGCTCGCGCGAGGCGAACCAACTGAATGGCGCGAGTACCTGCAAGGGGAACAGACCAGAATCCATGGCTGGGACCAAGGCATGCAGTTCATCGCGACGAAGCGAGATAAATACACCTGGTTTCACCATACGGGCAGGGAACGCTACTTCAACCTGGTCGAGGATCCGCAAGAGTGCCGCAATTTGGCCGGGCATGCCGAAGCCAATGGGCGCATTGAGGAGTTACGTGCGCTCCTTGCCCAAGTCAACGAGCAGCGCGGTGACCCGCGGGGACAGAACGGTCAATTGGTAGTCCAAACCAACGAAGCTCTCCTACAGTCACCAAATTACGCCAAGTGGAAGGCCCGCGCGGACGAACGCATGAGCTTGTAA
- a CDS encoding glycoside hydrolase, with protein MAENLVIYVIAHQPRRVRLPARAIPPGTAPEDMAPLLFDEKMNERYFRKVARYSYRPATDLWLQLLDSGIKLCFGVSISLIRQAKQWEPSVLDGFKRIVAHPNTELIGVDPYHSFLMLIDLPEFTARMHSMADELAGIFGKRPTVTDTTEMLVSETIVSAVESAGFHGALMDGREWTLDWRQPTYLYYHRPAVKMLARHYELSDDVGYRFSQRQWAGWPLMADDYAHWVRSAAGQFVMVGWDFETFGEHQYYDSGVFEFMQALPRYLQREGVTPATATEMINAYGDQAHQLALPPFPSTWAGSGGAEFFLGNEPQRALFQLMTACYHKARLTGNETLVDLALWLTQSDNLHLINWWGRWGSEAEVSVYFMPDEWWSLGVDGIIWEQQCVYKNFLSALDSYL; from the coding sequence ATGGCTGAAAACCTGGTCATCTACGTAATCGCACATCAACCACGGCGAGTACGTTTACCCGCCAGAGCAATCCCACCCGGGACCGCGCCGGAAGACATGGCGCCGCTCCTCTTCGATGAGAAGATGAATGAGCGCTATTTTCGCAAGGTGGCCCGCTACAGCTATAGGCCCGCCACAGATCTGTGGTTGCAGCTTCTCGATAGCGGCATCAAGCTCTGCTTCGGTGTTTCAATTTCGCTAATCAGGCAAGCGAAACAATGGGAGCCATCCGTCCTAGACGGCTTCAAGCGCATCGTTGCCCACCCCAACACGGAGTTGATTGGCGTCGATCCCTATCACTCGTTCCTCATGCTGATCGATTTGCCCGAGTTCACCGCGCGAATGCACTCCATGGCAGACGAGCTTGCCGGTATCTTTGGCAAGCGACCCACCGTGACCGACACGACCGAAATGCTCGTCTCGGAGACGATTGTCAGCGCGGTGGAGAGTGCCGGCTTCCATGGCGCTCTGATGGACGGCAGGGAGTGGACTCTAGACTGGCGCCAGCCCACGTATCTCTACTATCACCGACCGGCGGTAAAGATGCTTGCCCGGCACTATGAACTGAGCGATGACGTCGGCTATCGCTTTTCGCAGCGCCAGTGGGCGGGGTGGCCGCTCATGGCGGACGACTACGCGCATTGGGTCCGGAGTGCGGCAGGCCAATTTGTGATGGTCGGGTGGGATTTCGAGACGTTCGGGGAGCACCAGTATTACGACAGCGGCGTGTTTGAGTTCATGCAGGCGCTGCCACGGTACCTGCAACGCGAGGGCGTTACCCCCGCAACGGCTACGGAGATGATCAACGCCTACGGTGACCAGGCTCATCAGCTTGCGCTTCCGCCATTTCCCAGTACGTGGGCGGGGTCGGGCGGCGCCGAATTCTTTCTGGGGAATGAACCGCAACGCGCGCTCTTCCAACTGATGACTGCGTGCTACCACAAGGCACGATTAACCGGCAACGAAACACTGGTCGATCTCGCCCTCTGGCTTACCCAGTCAGATAATCTCCACCTGATCAATTGGTGGGGGCGTTGGGGATCAGAGGCAGAAGTATCCGTCTACTTCATGCCGGACGAATGGTGGAGCCTGGGCGTGGATGGGATTATCTGGGAGCAGCAGTGCGTCTACAAGAACTTCCTAAGCGCACTTGACAGCTATCTCTAA
- a CDS encoding glycosyltransferase family 4 protein gives MSIVPDNAQFVLLSFEGPDRYSQAGGLGTRVTELARALAQAGFTTHLIFIGDPNLPSVETREEGNLHLYRWCQWISHAHPTGAYEAEWDKLVDFASSVPWFVTDRLVRPAADQGRITVVMAEEWHTTETLSRLSDSLHFNGLRQQCVLLWNANNEFGFGHIDLPRLGFIATITTVSRFMKHRLWDWGLNPLVLPNGIPRRLLEKVPQRPVTRLRKGMDADYLLLKMGRFDPDKRWLQAIEAAAQLKHAGHRVRFIARGGLEPHGGDVLHRARELGLVVQDIHSDNSDLEGALNAILAADEADVLNLCEFVPEALQRVFYSAADAVLANSGYEPFGLVGLEAMACGAVVVTGTTGEDYAVQLHNALSVETDDPAELASYLQLIHNQPDVIRQIQRHARQTAALFTWDSTIRDLVGKVEYLATKQGIHLQSEADG, from the coding sequence ATGAGCATCGTCCCCGACAATGCCCAGTTTGTGTTGCTCAGTTTCGAGGGCCCTGATCGGTACTCGCAAGCCGGGGGACTCGGCACTCGCGTCACCGAGCTTGCGCGCGCGCTCGCGCAGGCTGGCTTCACCACCCACCTGATCTTCATTGGCGATCCCAACTTGCCTTCTGTAGAGACTCGCGAGGAAGGCAATCTGCACCTCTATCGCTGGTGCCAGTGGATTAGCCACGCACACCCAACGGGCGCTTACGAGGCTGAATGGGACAAGCTCGTTGACTTTGCCAGCAGCGTTCCTTGGTTCGTAACGGACCGCCTGGTACGGCCCGCCGCCGACCAAGGTCGGATCACCGTTGTTATGGCGGAAGAGTGGCACACGACGGAAACGCTGTCACGGCTCAGCGACTCTCTCCACTTCAACGGCCTGCGCCAGCAGTGTGTGCTGCTGTGGAACGCTAATAACGAGTTTGGGTTCGGCCACATAGACCTCCCTCGTCTCGGCTTTATTGCCACTATTACCACCGTGAGCCGGTTTATGAAGCACCGGCTATGGGATTGGGGACTAAATCCGCTCGTACTGCCCAATGGCATTCCCCGCCGCTTGTTGGAAAAAGTGCCGCAAAGGCCGGTGACAAGGCTTCGCAAGGGTATGGACGCGGACTACTTGCTTCTAAAGATGGGGCGGTTCGATCCGGATAAGCGATGGCTCCAGGCAATAGAAGCTGCGGCCCAACTAAAGCACGCCGGTCACCGTGTGCGCTTCATCGCGCGAGGCGGCCTTGAACCCCATGGAGGTGACGTGCTGCACCGAGCCAGGGAATTGGGACTAGTGGTGCAAGACATCCATAGCGACAACTCGGACTTGGAAGGTGCGCTCAATGCGATTCTCGCGGCTGACGAGGCGGATGTATTGAACCTCTGTGAATTTGTGCCTGAGGCACTGCAGCGAGTCTTCTATTCTGCTGCCGACGCAGTACTCGCCAATAGTGGCTATGAACCATTCGGCCTGGTGGGGCTGGAGGCGATGGCGTGCGGTGCCGTGGTGGTTACGGGAACTACCGGCGAAGACTATGCTGTGCAACTGCACAATGCCCTCTCTGTCGAGACTGACGACCCTGCAGAACTGGCCAGCTACCTGCAACTCATCCACAATCAGCCTGACGTAATTCGTCAGATACAGCGCCACGCGCGGCAGACGGCGGCTCTCTTTACCTGGGATTCGACCATACGGGACCTCGTGGGGAAGGTGGAGTACCTGGCTACCAAGCAAGGGATTCACCTGCAGAGCGAAGCAGATGGCTGA